Proteins encoded by one window of Paenibacillus urinalis:
- a CDS encoding ABC transporter permease, with the protein MSKPKSSRKQWQKIWRNWELYLFIAPAFLYFLIFHYGPMYGIQIAFKNYNPVRGIFGSPWIGFDHFIRFFDSYYFWDLMWNTLTISLYELAVGFPIPIILALAFNELKHKRFKKLAQTITYAPHFISMVVMVGMIISFLSPSTGILIHFIEWLGFDAPAFLTSPAWFKTVYVLSGVWQSAGWGTIIYLAALSAADPGLHEAAIIDGANRLQRIWNINIPVLLPTMTILLILNMGSLLGVGFEKILLMQNPLNMESSDVISTFVYRSGLENAQYSFSTAVGLFNSVINAILLIVVNQIARRTSENSLW; encoded by the coding sequence ATGTCGAAACCAAAAAGCAGCAGAAAGCAATGGCAGAAGATCTGGAGAAACTGGGAGCTGTATTTGTTTATTGCACCGGCATTTTTGTATTTTCTTATATTCCATTACGGACCGATGTACGGCATCCAGATCGCGTTCAAGAATTACAATCCGGTTCGCGGGATATTCGGCAGCCCTTGGATCGGCTTTGATCACTTTATTCGATTCTTTGATTCTTATTATTTCTGGGATTTAATGTGGAATACGCTGACGATCAGTTTATATGAGCTGGCTGTTGGCTTCCCAATCCCGATTATTCTGGCGCTGGCATTCAATGAACTGAAGCATAAGCGCTTCAAGAAGCTCGCCCAGACCATCACTTACGCACCTCATTTCATCTCCATGGTCGTTATGGTCGGGATGATTATCTCATTCCTTTCACCTTCAACGGGGATTCTTATTCATTTTATTGAATGGCTTGGTTTTGATGCTCCAGCCTTTCTGACAAGTCCAGCCTGGTTTAAGACGGTCTATGTACTGTCGGGAGTATGGCAGAGTGCCGGGTGGGGAACGATCATCTATCTGGCTGCATTGTCAGCTGCAGATCCCGGTCTTCATGAGGCAGCTATCATTGATGGGGCGAACAGGCTGCAGCGCATATGGAACATTAACATTCCTGTACTGTTGCCAACGATGACCATTCTGCTCATTCTCAACATGGGAAGTCTGCTCGGTGTCGGCTTTGAGAAGATTCTCCTCATGCAGAATCCGCTGAATATGGAATCCTCGGATGTTATTTCCACCTTTGTATATCGTTCAGGTCTTGAGAATGCGCAGTATAGTTTCTCAACGGCTGTCGGGCTGTTCAATTCTGTAATCAATGCCATTTTGCTCATTGTGGTCAATCAGATCGCTCGCAGGACAAGTGAGAATAGTCTGTGGTAG